The following are encoded together in the Geobacter sulfurreducens PCA genome:
- a CDS encoding TetR/AcrR family transcriptional regulator, giving the protein MSCSVVKGEGPFDPFTVTHERILETALGLFSTKGYLGATTREIARQAGIAEVTLFRHFPSKEKLLEEAITRYSILPSLRAFVPRALAMPYEDALAAMANILLDTLIQLKDWLRIMHAEVQRSPEKLLGVYHTFLDELFEVIASYFRELQQRGSIGSFDPELGARVFHAMFYCFFNIEEVLLRKQYRPTDREKAVREFVRMFVHGTGGIGRTDYARAS; this is encoded by the coding sequence TTGTCGTGCTCGGTTGTCAAAGGTGAAGGCCCGTTCGATCCGTTTACCGTGACCCATGAGCGGATCCTCGAAACGGCCCTCGGTCTGTTCTCGACCAAGGGGTACCTGGGAGCCACGACCCGCGAGATCGCCCGACAGGCGGGCATCGCGGAGGTGACGCTCTTCCGCCATTTTCCCTCCAAAGAAAAACTTCTCGAAGAAGCGATCACCCGTTATTCCATTTTGCCGTCGCTGCGCGCCTTCGTGCCCCGGGCGCTCGCCATGCCCTACGAGGATGCGCTGGCGGCCATGGCGAACATCCTTTTGGACACGCTGATCCAGCTGAAGGACTGGCTTCGGATCATGCACGCGGAGGTCCAGCGCTCGCCTGAGAAGCTGCTGGGGGTGTACCACACGTTTTTGGACGAGCTGTTCGAAGTGATCGCGTCCTATTTCCGTGAGCTGCAGCAGCGGGGCAGCATCGGCAGTTTCGACCCCGAGCTTGGTGCGCGGGTGTTTCACGCCATGTTCTACTGTTTTTTCAATATCGAAGAGGTACTGCTGCGCAAGCAGTACCGTCCCACGGACCGAGAGAAGGCCGTGCGGGAATTCGTCCGGATGTTTGTCCACGGCACGGGCGGTATCGGCCGTACGGACTATGCCAGGGCATCGTAA